The following coding sequences are from one Triticum dicoccoides isolate Atlit2015 ecotype Zavitan chromosome 4A, WEW_v2.0, whole genome shotgun sequence window:
- the LOC119288638 gene encoding uncharacterized protein LOC119288638 has product MEPKHSAEMSRHLDKQNHALMETYRVMSHELHKLQVEEETIMRKLYELMSAEGLLPKHKEKRQPEKAGESSQENEEQEP; this is encoded by the exons ATGGAACCAAAGCATTCTGCTGAAATGTCCAG GCATTTGGACAAGCAAAATCATGCCCTAATGGAAACATACCGAGTAATGTCCCATGAGTTGCATAAACTACAG GTTGAAGAGGAAACAATCATGCGCAAGTTGTATGagctgatgtctgcagaagggcttCTTCCAAAG CACAAGGAAAAAAGGCAGCCGGAGAAAGCTGGGGAATCAAGCCAGGAAAACGAAGAACAGGAACCATAG